In Debaryomyces hansenii CBS767 chromosome A complete sequence, a genomic segment contains:
- a CDS encoding DEHA2D00132p (some similarities with CA1621|CaIFF6 Candida albicans): MKSSSIVRTLIALAGSVSGLTISEPTVQNGAINLGLRIGDDLDINSDAYLTIINAILSADVGVGSINNNGGFYFKYDGGIAAVSAAVATGDIGNEGTIVFSSETDSLATVLGLTTALGKFKNGADGKVYFDSQDGVASVYELVGVNGWENDGLIYMRQSDNLVGTALINSVNIGGLLSGSVLEATNDGSICLDSTAYTQLLSIQGDGCMTVMNGGSINSLLDIATGVISLDNDIYLADGNSNLQIGLGSLSVGIDGVIDIGTAPTYNLYGFGGGNELQILGLGAIDGLSNIPLLGPVLDLVLNLVSGLVGNVILGPDISYDSDTQILTVDMNVLPAVINAAKTLVPRLPSGITLLSSKYRLNGDYDSTKFEVQGTNIVYNGDVPSQSVPQACTACTSVTIPTIPTGTVTSSTTSSTSTGSDNGSSATGSSNSATPTGSDNGSSATGSSNIASPTGSDNGSSATGSSDSASPTGSDNGSSATGSSNIASPTGSDNGSSATGSSNIASPTGSDNGSSATGSSNIASPTGSDNGSSATGSSDSASPTGSDNGSSATGSSDSASPTGSDYGSSATGSSNIASPTGSDNGSSATGSSDSVSPTGSDYGSSATGSSNIASPTGSDNGSSATGSSDSASPTGSDNGSSATGSSDSVSPTGSDYGSSATGSSNIASPTGSNNGSSGSGSDNGSGGSDSDNGSGGSGSDNGSGGSGSDNGSGGSGSDNGSGATGSDNGSGGSGSDNGSSGSGSDNGSGGSGSDNGSSGSGSDNGSGGSGSDNGSSGSGSDNGSGGSGSDNGSGATGSDNGSGATGSDNGSGGSGSDNGSSGSGSDNGSGGSGSDKGSSGSGSDNGSGGSGSDNGSGATGSDNGSGGSGSDKGSSGSGSDNGSGGSGSDNRSGATGSDNGSSGSGSDNGSSASSSAEVPIASVNENGANKVELGALFIYPLLALIPFVI, translated from the coding sequence AtgaaatcttcttcaatagtTAGAACTTTAATTGCCTTAGCAGGTTCTGTATCTGGGTTAACCATTTCGGAACCAACAGTTCAGAATGGTGCAATAAATTTAGGCCTTAGAATTGGAGACGATTTAGATATCAATTCGGATGCATATCTTACCATTATTAATGCTATCCTTTCAGCTGATGTTGGTGTTGGTAGCATTAATAACAATGGTggattttatttcaagTATGATGGTGGTATTGCTGCAGTTTCAGCGGCCGTAGCTACTGGTGACATTGGCAATGAAGGTACCATCGTGTTCAGTTCAGAAACAGACAGTCTTGCAACTGTTTTGGGGTTGACTACAGCTCTtggtaaattcaaaaacgGTGCAGATGGTAAAgtatattttgattcaCAAGATGGTGTCGCATCAGTCTATGAATTAGTAGGTGTAAATGGATGGGAGAATGATGgattaatatatatgagACAATCCGACAACTTAGTTGGTACTGCACTTATTAATTCTGTTAATATTGGTGGGTTATTAAGTGGGTCCGTACTTGAAGCAACAAATGACGGCTCAATTTGTTTAGATAGTACTGCCTACACTCAACTCTTATCTATTCAAGGTGATGGATGTATGACAGTTATGAATGGTGGGTCTATTAACTCTTTGCTTGATATTGCTACAGGTGTTATTAGTCTTGATAATGACATCTATTTGGCAGATGGAAATTCTAATCTTCAAATAGGCCTTGGAAGTTTGAGTGTAGGTATTGATGGTGTTATCGATATAGGAACTGCTCCTACATATAATCTTTACGGATTTGGTGGTGGAAATGAACTTCAGATTTTAGGACTTGGAGCTATCGATGGACTTAGTAATATTCCATTACTAGGACCTGTATTAGATCTAGTTTTAAACCTAGTAAGTGGACTTGTCGGAAATGTTATTTTAGGACCAGATATTAGTTATGACAGTGATACCCAAATATTGACTGTTGACATGAATGTTTTACCCGCAGTCATAAATGCCGCCAAAACACTTGTTCCTAGACTTCCAAGTGGTATTACACTTTTGAGCTCTAAATATAGGCTTAACGGTGACTACGATAGTACTAAGTTTGAAGTTCAGGGTACAAATATTGTATACAATGGAGACGTACCAAGTCAACTGGTTCCTCAAGCTTGTACTGCTTGTACCTCAGTAACTATCCCAACTATCCCAACTGGTACAGTGACTTCAAGTACTACTTCATCCACTTCTACTGGATCTGACAACGGCTCTAGTGCTACCGGTTCTAGCAATAGTGCAACTCCAACTGGATCCGACAACGGCTCTAGTGCTACCGGTTCTAGCAATATTGCTTCTCCAACTGGATCCGACAACGGCTCTAGTGCTACCGGTTCTAGCGATAGTGCGTCTCCAACTGGATCCGACAACGGCTCTAGTGCTACCGGTTCTAGCAATATTGCATCTCCAACTGGATCTGACAACGGCTCTAGTGCTACCGGTTCTAGCAATATTGCATCTCCAACTGGATCTGACAACGGCTCTAGTGCTACCGGTTCTAGCAATATTGCATCTCCAACTGGATCTGACAACGGCTCTAGTGCTACCGGTTCTAGCGATAGTGCGTCTCCAACTGGATCTGACAACGGCTCTAGTGCTACCGGTTCTAGCGATAGTGCGTCTCCAACTGGATCCGACTACGGATCTAGTGCTACCGGTTCTAGCAATATTGCATCTCCAACTGGATCTGACAACGGCTCTAGTGCTACCGGTTCTAGCGATAGTGTGTCTCCAACTGGATCCGACTACGGATCTAGTGCTACCGGTTCTAGCAATATTGCATCTCCAACTGGATCTGACAACGGCTCTAGTGCTACCGGTTCTAGCGATAGTGCGTCTCCAACTGGATCTGACAACGGCTCTAGTGCTACCGGTTCTAGCGATAGTGTGTCTCCAACTGGATCCGACTACGGATCTAGTGCTACCGGTTCTAGCAATATTGCATCTCCAACTGGATCCAACAACGGCTCTAGTGGTTCAGGTTCTGACAACGGATCTGGTGGTTCAGATTCTGACAACGGATCTggtggttctggttctgacAACGGATCTGGTGGTTCAGGATCTGACAACGGATCTggtggttctggttctgacAACGGATCTGGTGCTACTGGTTCTGACAACGGATCTggtggttctggttctgacAACGGATCTAgtggttctggttctgacAACGGATCTggtggttctggttctgacAACGGATCTAGTGGTTCAGGATCTGACAACGGATCTggtggttctggttctgacAACGGATCTAgtggttctggttctgacAACGGATCTggtggttctggttctgacAACGGATCTGGTGCTACTGGTTCTGACAACGGATCTGGTGCTACTGGTTCTGACAATGGATCTGGTGGTTCTGGATCTGACAACGGATCTAgtggttctggttctgacAACGGATCTggtggttctggttctgacAAAGGATCTAgtggttctggttctgacAACGGATCTggtggttctggttctgacAACGGATCTGGTGCTACTGGTTCTGACAACGGATCTggtggttctggttctgacAAAGGATCTAgtggttctggttctgacAACGGATCTggtggttctggttctgacAACAGATCTGGTGCTACTGGTTCTGACAACGGATCTAGTGGTTCAGGTTCTGACAACGGATCGAGTGCCTCTTCTTCCGCAGAAGTTCCTATTGCATCAgtaaatgaaaatggtgCAAACAAAGTTGAATTAGGAgctttatttatataccCATTATTGGCTTTAATTCCTTTCGTGATCTGA